A DNA window from Rhodococcus sp. Z13 contains the following coding sequences:
- a CDS encoding ABC transporter substrate-binding protein yields the protein MPRSRSTSLSLSSSASRFATTTAATAVLAAALTACGAGTEAGSAPTGDPQPGGTLRYGLSQAPTCADPAQSGTNQTIYVVRQVVDSLTDQDPATGEIVPWLAESWESNEDGTQFTFRLKDGVTFSDGTPFTAESVKKNFDAIVNTLGGVKAPSAVGYLAGYTGTTVVDDRTAQVNFSAPNAPFLQATATVQLGLLSDADTAKSAEERCAGELSGTGPFVFEDYQQDKSATLVKRTGYAWGSEAFGHDGEAYLDRIEFTIVPESGVRTGSLASGQLDAVSDALPQDAPQIEGTGGRILTTPNPGLPFGFQPNVGRGVLADPAVRSALVPAIDRQELVDTVLGPDFRPATGTLASATPGYVELDEVTYDPAKAQQILDEAGWVPGPDGIRVKDGQRLSFPVLFSSVFAGNQAILELVQQQLRAVGIDLQLDLVSTPESTARQNSGDYESNYYNSTRADGDILRTAFGLEGRNLNKRGPIPELDDVLNRQLSTTDPAARAELIGQAQQLVLDNGLWIPTVELSQAIGAGPNVADLKFEASARLQFFDTWLSE from the coding sequence ATGCCCAGATCACGGAGCACGTCGTTGTCCCTCTCCTCTTCCGCGTCCCGGTTCGCCACCACCACCGCCGCGACCGCCGTGCTGGCGGCCGCGCTGACCGCGTGCGGTGCCGGCACCGAGGCCGGTTCGGCCCCCACCGGCGACCCGCAGCCCGGCGGCACCCTGCGTTACGGCCTGTCGCAGGCACCCACCTGCGCGGATCCGGCGCAGTCCGGCACCAACCAGACCATCTACGTCGTCCGGCAGGTCGTCGACTCGCTCACCGACCAGGACCCGGCGACCGGCGAGATCGTGCCGTGGCTGGCCGAGAGCTGGGAGTCGAACGAGGACGGCACGCAGTTCACCTTCCGGCTGAAGGACGGCGTGACGTTCAGCGACGGCACCCCGTTCACCGCCGAGTCCGTGAAGAAGAACTTCGACGCGATCGTGAACACCCTCGGTGGTGTGAAGGCACCCTCGGCCGTCGGCTATCTCGCCGGGTACACCGGCACCACCGTCGTCGACGACCGCACCGCCCAGGTGAACTTCTCCGCCCCGAACGCACCCTTCCTGCAGGCCACCGCCACCGTGCAGCTCGGCCTCCTCTCCGACGCCGACACCGCCAAGAGCGCCGAGGAACGTTGCGCAGGTGAACTGTCGGGCACCGGCCCGTTCGTCTTCGAGGACTACCAGCAGGACAAGTCGGCCACCCTCGTCAAGCGCACCGGCTACGCGTGGGGTTCCGAGGCGTTCGGCCACGACGGCGAGGCCTATCTGGACCGCATCGAGTTCACCATCGTCCCCGAATCCGGTGTCCGCACCGGCTCGCTCGCCTCGGGTCAGCTCGACGCCGTCTCCGACGCGCTGCCGCAGGACGCCCCGCAGATCGAAGGCACGGGCGGCCGCATCCTCACCACCCCGAATCCCGGCCTCCCGTTCGGTTTCCAGCCCAACGTCGGCCGCGGTGTCCTCGCCGACCCGGCCGTACGCAGCGCGCTCGTCCCGGCGATCGACCGGCAGGAACTCGTCGACACCGTCCTCGGCCCGGACTTCCGTCCGGCGACCGGCACTCTCGCCTCCGCGACCCCCGGTTACGTCGAACTCGACGAGGTCACCTACGACCCGGCGAAGGCCCAGCAGATCCTCGACGAGGCGGGCTGGGTGCCCGGCCCGGACGGGATCCGCGTCAAGGACGGGCAGCGCCTGAGCTTCCCCGTGCTGTTCAGCTCCGTCTTCGCCGGTAACCAGGCCATCCTCGAACTGGTGCAGCAGCAGCTGCGGGCGGTGGGCATCGACCTGCAGCTCGACCTCGTCTCCACCCCGGAATCCACGGCGCGGCAGAACTCGGGCGACTACGAGTCGAACTACTACAACAGCACCCGCGCCGACGGCGACATCCTACGCACCGCCTTCGGCCTCGAGGGCCGCAACCTCAACAAGCGCGGCCCCATCCCCGAGCTCGACGACGTGCTGAACCGTCAGCTGTCCACGACCGACCCCGCGGCCCGCGCCGAACTCATCGGCCAGGCGCAGCAGCTCGTCCTCGACAACGGCCTGTGGATCCCCACCGTCGAACTGTCGCAGGCCATCGGCGCCGGCCCGAACGTGGCCGACCTGA
- a CDS encoding LLM class flavin-dependent oxidoreductase yields the protein MKFLLLSLIIHQPDPVTGELVSPAERLREVVDTAVFAEQLGFEGFAVGERHEKPFLASAPPVVLSNIAARTSTLELWTGVTTLSLLDPVRAFEDYSTLDNLSGGRLQLMIGKGNGTAQAELFHVTTEDQWDRNREGYGLFRALWENETVTWEGRFRPPLSDAVTVPRPLQKRPTIWHGSATSRESVDLAAQYGDPIFSANLTNPIEPYAELIDHYRERWVAYGHDPAAARIGAGTAGLYVAPTSQEAVERYRPLFEQRLEFARQSGLPVVFETIEDFVERSSALIGSPQQVIDKVLRYHERFGHEVMHVTADRGGLTEAEYRASLELFQAEVAPVLRATVPHRNPVPA from the coding sequence GTGAAGTTCCTGCTGCTGAGCCTGATCATCCACCAACCCGATCCCGTCACCGGCGAGCTGGTCTCCCCGGCCGAACGGCTGCGCGAGGTCGTCGATACCGCGGTGTTCGCCGAACAGCTCGGCTTCGAAGGCTTCGCGGTGGGGGAGCGACACGAGAAGCCGTTCCTGGCGTCGGCGCCACCGGTGGTGCTGAGCAACATCGCAGCCCGCACCAGCACCCTCGAACTGTGGACGGGCGTCACGACGTTGAGCCTGCTCGACCCGGTGCGGGCGTTCGAGGACTACTCGACCCTCGACAACCTGTCCGGCGGCCGCCTGCAGTTGATGATCGGCAAGGGCAACGGCACCGCCCAGGCCGAGCTGTTCCACGTCACCACCGAGGATCAGTGGGACCGCAACCGCGAAGGCTACGGACTGTTCCGGGCTCTGTGGGAGAACGAGACGGTGACCTGGGAGGGCCGGTTCCGGCCGCCACTGTCCGACGCCGTCACCGTGCCGCGCCCGCTGCAGAAGCGCCCGACCATCTGGCACGGCAGCGCTACCAGCCGCGAATCCGTCGATCTGGCCGCGCAGTACGGCGACCCGATCTTCTCCGCCAACCTCACCAACCCCATCGAGCCGTACGCCGAGCTCATCGACCACTACCGGGAACGCTGGGTCGCCTACGGGCACGATCCCGCGGCGGCGCGGATCGGGGCCGGCACCGCCGGCCTCTACGTCGCGCCGACCTCGCAGGAGGCCGTCGAACGGTACCGGCCACTGTTCGAGCAACGGCTCGAATTCGCGAGGCAGAGTGGGCTACCCGTCGTCTTCGAGACGATCGAGGACTTCGTCGAACGCTCCTCCGCGCTCATCGGCAGCCCGCAGCAGGTGATCGACAAGGTGCTCCGCTACCACGAGCGGTTCGGGCACGAGGTCATGCACGTCACCGCCGACCGCGGCGGCCTCACCGAGGCCGAGTACCGGGCGAGCCTCGAACTGTTCCAGGCCGAGGTCGCGCCCGTCCTGCGGGCGACCGTACCGCATCGCAACCCCGTCCCCGCCTGA
- a CDS encoding GNAT family N-acetyltransferase codes for MSGTRRLEVRAVRQDDPLAAPLLEELAVEYSTRYERPFEEQYESLTTYPEDRFAPPDGALLVLVEDGTPVAGGAFQRYDADTAELKRIWTSRHHRRRGLGRIVLEELEAEAAQRGYTRIYLTTGWRQPEAVALYLAAGYTALFDPRKPAEEIGPHPFEKHLVRKAASA; via the coding sequence GTGAGCGGTACCCGCCGGCTCGAGGTGCGCGCGGTGCGGCAGGACGACCCGCTCGCCGCGCCGCTGCTCGAGGAACTCGCCGTCGAGTACAGCACCCGCTACGAGCGGCCCTTCGAGGAACAGTACGAAAGTCTCACCACCTACCCGGAGGACCGGTTCGCGCCGCCCGACGGTGCGCTCCTCGTCCTCGTCGAGGACGGCACCCCCGTCGCGGGTGGCGCCTTCCAGCGTTACGACGCGGACACCGCCGAGCTGAAACGGATCTGGACGTCGCGGCACCACCGTCGCCGTGGTCTCGGCCGCATCGTCCTCGAAGAACTCGAAGCCGAAGCGGCGCAGCGGGGTTACACCCGCATCTACCTCACCACCGGATGGCGGCAGCCCGAAGCGGTCGCCCTGTACCTCGCGGCCGGCTACACCGCACTGTTCGACCCCCGGAAGCCGGCCGAGGAGATCGGCCCGCATCCCTTCGAGAAGCACCTCGTCCGAAAGGCGGCCTCCGCGTGA